The nucleotide sequence TTCCTCTTAACGATTCTATAATCTTGGCCCCAAAGCAATTCTACTATAGGCCCCACAGGttccaagaaaatcaaaatttgaAGCTTAGATCCCTTTATAGTGCTTACAGCTTTCCAAAATGAGTTCACAGACTTGGCCTCTTGTATGCAACCAGCACAGGCTCCATCTTGGTGTAAGATAGAAAGGGAAGAATCTAGGCGCATACGTTCAAAATCTACGCATGAATAAGTGCAATCCTCACACCAGAAAAACCCAGCCTGATCTGATTAATGCTGCCCAATTTAAAGACCACTAGCTGGGCCTAGAATCTAAAGCAAGAAGGTTCATATCAGATCAATCCAACACAATCTACCCTTCACAGGAATCATCTGCTGGATTAACTTTACAATAGTGGCCAAAGGCAGTTCTGATCCCCTTGTCCAAAGCTGGCCTGAACTCATCCCCCACAAGCCACTTAGCCTCTATTACTTCTTATAGCTCGATTATCAACAGCCTAAAGAGATATCAATACTTAGGACCCTACACAAGTCAACTTGTGTCCAATACATCCACTGTAGCCTAACAAGCACCATATTCCCAAGTACAAACCTTATACAAGACTTCAACTTGGATTCTACTTTTTCCCAGTCTTTGTTAATTCAAATCTTAGCAATATCATACAAGTAACCATGAATTCTAATAATATAAGGGACCTACAACTTAGAAAGACATCTCTCATATACCACATTTTGTATGAGAAATGCAATTTTCCTCCCTTCAGGTGGTGAAATTTTGCTCTCAATCCTGGAGTAGATTCTTCATCAACAACCATGGTGGATTTCACAGGAAATCAACATGGACTTGGTGGATTCCAAAGCAAATGTGCAACTTTCAAGAGACTCAGTGGATCCCAATAATCTTTGGTAGTGAACCTACCATAGTCCCTTAATTGAACTTACCTTAGTTATAATAGTTTAACTTTGTTGCCAGTTATTCTACTTTGTTACCCTGATCTCACAAGAAGAATCCACATCCAACCCCCAACAACAAAGCTTGTAAAGAAAGGCAACACCAACTTCTTTCTAGTGTTGATTAAGAATTCATGCAAAAAAGATATACATGATCTGATGCATGAAGTATAAAacatcataattatgatttcaACACATAAATTCACATCTAGTTTTTGGACATTTTACTGTCCAATGTTCTGAAGACGGAAATAAGCTCTTTTAGCTAAAGCACAATATAGATTGCTAAATTTTTACCCGTCATGGTGATCAATACCTCTTTAACATCAAGAGAACTATAGAAATCTTAATCTATTATTTCAAGTGATGTGGTATTACTGgcatgttcttttcaaagtttgAGTAACCACATGCCTCCATGATCCCTTTAATTAGATAGCGCCTAAGTGCAAGATTCGGAAAATTACTAATTTATAAGCAAAAATCCTGAGATATTTGGACCAACTCCAACTCCCACTCCCATAATCATTTAAGCTGGAAGTTCCCTCCCAATAAGATTTGCAAAATGAAATTTTCCACATTGAACAGGCACAAGAAAGTATTCCTCTTCCACAGGCCACGTGTCAGTAGTAGACTATGCACTGTTCTAAAGCATTAATTGAATTCCAAGCAAGCCTATAAACATTTTGGCAAAAAAGTGGAAACAACACCTCGGACCACACTATACCTTAATTGAAACTAGCAGCATTGAAGACATTGTAAGCTTCTATAGGAACTAGCACTTCTAAATCACAATCCTGCCTCATAGAAGCAGCATCATTATCCGCAAGAACCAGTTAAAGCTACATACTCCTAGCAATGAtggtgtttttttgttttttaatttctaCCTGGCAACGGAATGGCGATTATATCACCAGGCCTGATCGCAGGGTTTCCCATAGCATTGACATTCATGATATCGGTGACCGTCGTCGAGTAGTGGGCGGCAATGGCAGTCACAGTGTCACCAGCCTTGACAACATACGAGAGGTAGATGGCAGGGAGGTTGTTGTCGGTGGAGTTGAAGCAGGTGCAGGGAAGGGGGATGAGGAGAGACTGGCCGATGTCGAGGGCAGACGGGTCGGAGATGCTGTTGGCCTCACGGATCTGGTCGGGCGAGGCAAGGCCGGCGAAAATGGAGGTGGCGATGGAGGTGAGGGTGTCGGCAGGGCGGGTCTTGTAGCGGGTGGAGATGGATTTGCGGATGCCGTCGGAGCAGGAGCAGAGGGTGGGGATGCGGAGGAAGAGACCGGCGGGGAGGATGTGGTTCTCGACATCGGGTACAGAGATGTCGATGGCGTTGGTTGTGAGGACCGCGATGGGGTCGGCCTGGAAGAGGGCGGCCACCTCGGAGACCTTGAGGTCAGCGTAGAGGGTGTAGCCGAGGAGAGCTGGGCAGGAGTCGGAGCCGGTGCATGGCTCGATGGTGGACTTGGGAACGGAGAGAAGTGGGAGCGAAAGGAGGTGAAGGActaaaaggaggagaaggaagaagggaggcctCTCCATTGGGGATCACCAAGTAGGAATGGAGAGAggagggttagggttttgggtGGGTTAGTTTGGGGTTGGAGTTTGGCTTTTGCTACACTCTCTTTAGACTCTGGATTCTCTGCTTCGCAGTTTGTGCCAGAGAAAAGGGAagtgggggagagggaggagagagagagcgaggaggGAAGAGAGTTTAGCGAGAGGAAAGTGGGACCGAGAGAGAGTCCGTGGACAGACGAGTCAGAGGATGTTTTTGGCGACGGGTGTATCTTTCGCACGGAAGAATGGTTAACCTTCCTTCGCGCGAAATCACCGTTGGATCATCAGCTGCCTGCTTTGAGAGCTGCACCAAAAAGGAAAGATGGAATAAAAACTGCCCTGCGATCTGTTCGGTGGGTGATCCAACGGTGATTGCGCGCGAAGGGAGGTTAATCATTGTTTCCTGGTAAATATACAACCTCGTccattttttgtgttttttgatAGATGACTCTGCATTGTTTTGATTTGAGTACGAGCATCCGAGAGTGAAGATCGGTGGGCGGGTGTAAATGTTAGAAATATGGGAGCATGCGTATCGGACTGGATCCTGTGAGAGGGGCCGGCGGGTTTTATATGGAGTGGCCGGGGAGTGGAGTCCAGCGTTTCGGCAGCTAGATTTTGCAGCCAGTCATTTGCTGGCACGAGTCCAACAGGCGCGGACGGGAACGCTGCTTGCGGTTTTCGAGCATGCAAGGGGATTGGGAGCCTGTGGAGGCGGAAGAGGGGTTTTTTTTCGGTAGAAAGAGGAGATCTAGCTTGATTACAAGTAAAAAGTATTGCAGAGAGTAGATTACAGCACATATGGCTAAGAACTAAAAAAACACCAAAGACGGAAAATACAGCCCTAAAACTCAAAAAGTATAACCGCCCCACCCAAGGTTTGACAATAACAGTCATTATAAATGTTGAATTTCAGGTCGCAAGCCGAAAGTTGCGGCAATCACCACACACTTATAGAAAACTTTTTTCATGAGCTTGCAAGGCATTCCAACATGATATTATAGATATGCAGCAAAAACAGTTTAACTAATAATATacaatttttatttctttaattaACTCAACTTATAATGTCTCATAATTCTAACATTAGTCTAAAGTaatacatcaatttaaataaactttAATCTAAAATAACTTGTGCCACAGTTCTTCTAGTCACTCTCCAATATTGAAAAATCCTAGTAGGCtagttttttgaatatgtaaaaaaataaaaaatcgtataatgagctagacagcccaatAAGCAATGAACActttagctagataaatcaagcaataaaataataatagtatACTAAAATTAAGCATGTAAAAATGCATCGATTCAAAGACAAATCGATATGCTATCCATTcacttcaaattttgaatcttgTTAATAAATCAATTATCTTTTAAATTATCAAGTTTATCTCGACAAACCATAAGCTATGACCACATTTATACTCTGTAGCTAGGCTAGAATATAAGCTCATCAAGGTGCCAACGTATAACTTCCATTGGCAGGATATCGATATACCAATGTATAATCCCCACTAGCAGTGTATCGATGTGCCAATATATAACTACCACTAGCAGGATGTCGATATGCCAACGTATAACCCTCGCTGGCAGGGTGGTGATATGTCAGCAAATAACCTCTACTAGTAAAGTATCAATATACCAGCGAATAACCCCCACTAGCAGAGTATCGATATACCAATGAATAAGGTATCGATATATAGCTTGGCTGCGAGTTCAAATCTATTTTAAAGCAAAATTTGTTTTCTCATATTCAGTATTCCAAATCAtaagataaataaatttatatgaCATCAAAATAAATCGATCAtaatccatatcaaaattaatacATTCAATTAAGAATCATATGATGTTCTAGAAAAAGGCacatataataataaaacaCTGAGCATCCAACTTCATAATCAAGAATAATTCAATTAAGAAATATCTACTAATTTGCTGATAGATCTAAAAAAGAGTTATATCACTTGACAAAGACATGAAGGACCTCACTTCTAGGTCATTAGAACTTTTGTACATGGATTTGTTTAGGCGAACTAGAACCATAAGTATAGGTGGCAAATGCTTTGGATTTGTTATCATTGATGATTTTTGAAAATTCACATGGGTTTTAttcctagcacataaagatgaagTATTTCTTATATTTTCAAAGCTATACAAAAGAATTTCAAATGTAAAAGGTTTATAACTTAAAAtcagaagtgaccatggaaccaagtttgaaaatcaagattttgaaatattttgtaataaaaatgaaattgaacataatttttctgcacctaggatacctcaacaaaataggatgatagaaaaaaatagaactcttgaagaaatggttagaaccatgctatgtgagaGCCATCGCTTTAAGATATTTTTGGGATGAGGCAATTAACACAGTATGTTGCATTCTAAAcaaagttttcaatcagatctatattaaataatatattatataaactTTGGAAAGATAGAAAACCTAACATtgaatattttcatattttcagtTGTAAATATTTTATTCTCAATAATGAAAAAGATAGATTGAAAAATTTTgatgccaaatctgatgaaaCCATCTTTCTTGGATTTTCATCTTCTAGCAAGGTAGATAAAGTATTCAACAAAGATCTTTAGTAGTAGAAGAGTCTTTACATATTGTATTTgttgagactaatgatctttcatctaGGAAGAAAGAACTTTTTGATGATAATGCAGATTCAGTTGACGAAGAATGAAGGACCTCACTTTGAGGGACATATCTACTACAAGATGTAATGGACCATGAAGAAAATGATGGAGAATGAAAATAAAGATAATCAAGAGGAGCAAAAATCTGCCAACAACACAATCTCAAGGTAGACATTGATTACCTAGAGAATGGAGATACGTTCATAACACTAAAGAAACTTATCATTGCAATCCTTCATGTAGGGGAAGAAACTAAATCCTCTATTAGAGATGCAAGTAATCACTTAGCTTTTGTATCTCAAATTGAACCCAAAACTATACAAGAAGTTAAACAAGAtcataattggataaatgcctatgcaaaggaagaatctaaatcaattttttaaaaagagaTAGTCATTTTGGTATGCCTTGGTAACATAGAACCCCGAAGACCTTACCTGACCAAATTAGACAACAAAATGGATataagaaataaattggttaAAGAATAGAAATGCTTACTAGAAACCAAAGCCGTAGATTAGTTGCTTCAAGAATATAAACCAATAAGAAGGGTATTCATTTCTATGATGCAAACTTTACTCCTATTTCCTAGactagaagctattagactgtTACTTGCCTTTTTGTTTGCTATATggactttaaattatttcaaatggatgttaagaaaTGAATtgtctaaatggatatatagtagaagaagtttatgtagaacaactacTAGCTTGAAGATTATAAATTTTCAAATTATGTTATCAAACTAAATAAACTTTATATGGTTTAAGCAAGAACCTAGAGTTGTTATGAAAGATAGAGAAATTTATGATAGAAAACaaatttttagaagaaaataTAGATAAAACTCTCTTCATAAAAAGAAcatgattatattttaattgttataatatatatccaatgacatcatttttggggcAATTAATGAAACTTTATATCAAGattttgctaagcttatgcagaAAGAGTTTGAGCATGAGCATGATGAGtgaactcatattttatctcagaCTCCAAATCAAGTAGACTAAAGAAAGGACCTCCATCAATCAAAGCAAGTATACAAAAGAGATTttgaaaaaatttggcatgagaaGCCAAGCACATTGGGATCCCAATGTGAAACAAATGGACTAGGCGCGGTCTACTTGATTGGCCCAGCCACATTTGGGCCACTGCACGTGCGACACATGTGAGGGAAATGGGAGGAAGACTTCGGCCATAGTTTTGTTCCTCCCCCGATCACGATGGAGATCGGAAGTTCATCATGATCTATAGATTGATTGGATAATGCCAAGGGCAGCTAATTAAGATCCCTTCCCATCTCCTTCGAGTTAACCCAAGTTTTAGAAGAACAGtctcatgagtcgactcccacagagAAAGATACAACAATTTTTAGAAGGAATAGTTCATTAGTCGACTCCAGTAGttccatgagtcgactcccacagagaaagagaaaaaccaCATTTTTAGAGGAATagtagacgagtcgactccaagctgTTCGCAATTCGACTCCCGCAGTAAAGACAGAAACCCATCTCTGAAGATCtgagctcaagtcgactccttAGCAAGTTTGAGTGCACTACCACTTGAAGAACTCCTTGGACTCTTGATGAcccatgagctcacaatgaagcaacacataGAGGAAgatgtcaaaataaaaaaaaccatCACTTTAAAAGCTGCTACTCAAAAGAAGAATGAGGACAGCAGTGACagtgaggaagatgatgatgatatggctcttctagcaagaaaattcaagaaattcatgaaGAGAAAAATCACTTCAAGAGGAAACCCATAGTTAGAGGAgaatcagaaaaagaaaaagaaaaggagagagaaccCATCATATGTTGAGTGTAAGAAACCCGGACACATTAAGCCCGAAGTGTCCTCTTTTAAAAAAAGtgttcaagaagaagaagaaggcatttgtgGCAATATAGAGCGATAGTAAGGAGACATCATCTAAAGATGAACTCAAAAAAAGGCCAACATTTTCTCATGGCACACGATAACGAGGTAAATTTTGAACTTCTTTAAACTTTACTTTTGAAGAATTGTTATGATGCTTTCTATGAATTAATCAATGATTATAGAAAACTTggaatgaaaaataaagaactaaaagcaGTAAAATCAAACTCTTATTGATCAATCTGAAAATCTTagtaaggaaagaaaatgttTGTTGATGAAACTCAAAGCTAAAATCTGAAAATTAGACCTCAGCAAAACAAAAGAAGACTTGAAAATGAAAATCAAAACTAAAGAAAGAAGTAGAAAATAACCTTCAGTAGATAAGTTCACATGTAgttcaaaaaaattgaaaatgattcTAGTAGTCAACAAGCTATTTTTAATAAGGCTAGAATaggatataaaatataataaacaaaaactagtgaaaaacttctttcaagaGGCTTCTACAACTAATGAAGTGTTACTTGTTATTGCTGTGGTAAATAGGATATAAATCATATGTTTACAATCACAAAAACATCTAAGATACAAAGTAAAGAAAGTTTGGATTCCAAGATGAGCCATCTTACTAACATAAAAGACCAAGAAGGTTTGGTACCTAAAACCATATGACTATGTGTGTAGGTGTGTCTTGCGCCAAAGAAGCTAAAAGAagttggtatcttgatagtggctaCTCAGGTATATGACGATGATAAAGATCAGTTTCACGTTGATGCAAAAGAAAGTGGAGTGGTGACTTTGGAGACAATTGCCAAGTCCATAGTTGGTATTGGTAAAATTAGATCACTTCTtccacttttatagataatgtattATATGTGAAGGGTTTAAATATATCTATTATTAGTCGTTTCTTGAAGCATCTCTATGCATATTGACTAACCCATCGACATGCATTATCTTTGTGGACAGAcatagcaatgtatacatgataaATTTAGATGAACTTTCTATGAGTAGTCATTGTCTAGTTGCCACGGATGCTAAAgttaatgagactagttggctATAGCATTGTAGATTAGGTCATGCTAGTATAGATCTAATATCTAAGTTAATCAAAAGAGACTTAGTTAAAGGAATTCCTAAGCTAAATTTTGAAAGAGATAAAATCTGTGATGCATGCCAATTAGGTaaacaaacaagaaattctTTCAAATCTAAGAATATTGTTTCAACTTCTAGGCTACTAGTTGCGCAACATCTGCAAATAAATATGCAGTCCCGAAAGATGATCTTACCACAagaaaca is from Phoenix dactylifera cultivar Barhee BC4 chromosome 6, palm_55x_up_171113_PBpolish2nd_filt_p, whole genome shotgun sequence and encodes:
- the LOC103697508 gene encoding lysM domain-containing GPI-anchored protein 1-like, which translates into the protein MERPPFFLLLLLVLHLLSLPLLSVPKSTIEPCTGSDSCPALLGYTLYADLKVSEVAALFQADPIAVLTTNAIDISVPDVENHILPAGLFLRIPTLCSCSDGIRKSISTRYKTRPADTLTSIATSIFAGLASPDQIREANSISDPSALDIGQSLLIPLPCTCFNSTDNNLPAIYLSYVVKAGDTVTAIAAHYSTTVTDIMNVNAMGNPAIRPGDIIAIPLPACASMFPRYASDFGLVVANGSYAITASHCVQCSCGPGNLNLYCTPASLAVSCSSMQCRNSNLMLGNVTAQPTSAGCNVTSCSYGGFVNGTIMTMLTTSLQPRCPGQHQFPPIILPPSALIHNAFLAPSPSPVQSQPGGALTTPKSSVPGTFTLPGGSPANGPSGSMSEAPTVKPLKHILVVFIFCQVHNFLL